In Acinetobacter wanghuae, the sequence TCTGGCAAAACATACAAACTTAAAGGTAATGTTGCTGAAGGTGGCAATAAACTCGAACTTCGCGGCTTCATCGGTGTGGCAGCGTTAGGTCGTAACCAAACATGGATTCGTGCAAACTAATGTGCATGAAGCTCATCAAAAAAGCCTGACAGATGTCAGGCTTTTTTATATGTACTTTATACAGATGTGTATGATTTAAGCTTGAATGGCGCGAATTGCGTTTTCATCAAAACCCGCCAAAAATCCTTGCGTGGTTTGAATAATCGGACGTTTAATTAAGCTGGTATGTGTTGTTAATGCGGCAATCAGCGCATCTTCACTTGAAAGCGCTTGTGCTTGTTCTTCAGGGCTGAGTTTGCGCCATGTTGTACCTTTTTTATTCAGTACCATATCCTGTCCTAAAGCATCTAGCCAAGTCTTCACTGTCGCGCTATCAATACTTTGTTTTTTATAGTCATGAAACTCATAGCTGAGACCCAATTCCGTCAATAGATCGAAGGCTTTTTTCATCGAGTTACAGTTTTTAATGCCATACACTTTGAGCATATCAACAACCTAAAAAAATACTTATGAATGTATGAAGCTTAGCGAAATTTTAAGCTTGCGACTATGCTTTTTGCAGCGTATAGAATTAAAAGAAAATGAAAGCATTTTTCAGTCATTTGATTGTCATAAAAGAACGATAAAATAAGTTCGATTGAAAAGATAAGTACAATAAAAGCGTTGTTCTAAATGTAGAAAACCCGCATTTAATCATCCTGATCATGCGGGTCTCAACTTAACGTCCAATGTTACATCCTTGAAAAACCAATTCATCGTGAGTCGGTTTTTGTATTCATCCTACGGCGTCCAATCCTTTTGTGTCATCCTGACATGTCCTTGTGCCGTGCGCCAATAATGCGCTGATATAAGCATGATTTAAATCTACAAATGCGTCTTGTGATGTAAGCCATTGACTGTAATTGAGTGAACAATCGTTCACTCAATATATACATTCTATTGAACGTGCTATTTCACTTAAAGTTTATAATCAATGATGACCGGTGCATGGTCGCTAAACCACGTTTCTTTATAGACCCAAGCATTGACAGTGCGCGCTTTCCAATCTGGCGAGCAGGCTTGGTAATCAATACGCCAACCGACGTTTTTTGCACGAGCTTGCCCACGGTTTGACCACCATGAATAGACTTCAGCATCTTTACGAACTTCACGGAACGTATCGACATAGCCTAAATCATCGTAGATATGATCGAGCCATGCACGCTCATGTGGCAAGCAGCCTGACGCTTTTTGATTGCCTGACCAATTTTTAATATCAATGCGTTTATGCACAATGTTGTAGTCACCGCAGACAATCACGGATTTATCTTCATCACGCCATTGTTTTAAGATTTTCTTATATTCATCGAGGAAGTGATCTTTACGTGCTTGCGCTTCATCACCTGATGAACCCGATGGTAAGTAAAGAGAGCAAATATGCGCAGTTTTTTCTAAACCTACATCAAATTCTGCGGAGATAAAACGACCTTGAGAATCTGCTAGTTCAAAACCTAAACCATCCGTTACAGACACAAATGGTAAACGGCTATAAATAGCAGTGCCTGCATAACCCGGCTTTTCAGCAGGGAATAGGTGGGTGTACCAGCCTTCAGGCTTAAATTTATCGGTCCATTGTTCATGGTTAATACGAGACTCTTGCATGCAGATGACATCGGCATCTGAAGTTGCCATCCAGTCAAAAATCCCTTTTTTTTCAGCGGAACGCAGACCATTTACGTTGATTGATACGACACGTAAAATTTTTTGATCACTTGGATAGCTACTCTTTGGTATCATGCTCAGGTTTAACCTCAAACTTAAAAAAATGGAGCACCTCATGACAGCGCAAGCGGCTTTTAATCCACAAGCTTTTATCGAACTCGCATTATCACGTGGTGTGCTTAAATTTGGTGAGTTTACTTTAAAATCGGGTCGTGTGAGTCCTTATTTTTTCAATGCTGGTTTGTTGAATGACGGCGAAGCCTTGACTGGCTTGGCATCTGGCTATGCGGCAAAATTAACAGAATGCGATAACGTTGAAGTAATTTTTGGCCCTGCGTATAAAGGTATTCCATTTGTTGCGGCAACTGCTGTAGCGTTGTCTCAAAATCATGGCATGAGTGTACCTTGGGGATTTAACCGTAAAGAAGCCAAAGATCATGGTGAAGGCGGTGTTCTTGTTGGTGCTGCGGTTGAAGGTAAAAAAGTGTGGATCATTGATGATGTGATTACTGCCGGTACTGCAATTCGTGAAGTCGTCACCATTTTGAAAAATGCAGGCGCGCAAATTGCAGGTGTGTTGGTTGCGTTAGACCGCCAAGAAAAAGGTCAAGGCGAATTGTCTGCCATTCAAGAAGTTCAAAAAGAATTAGAAATTCCTGTGCATGCTTTAATTACCATGAAAGATTTGATGGATTATTTAGATGCCAAAGGCGATAAAGATGCTTTAGCGAAAATGGAAGCGTATCGTGTGAATTACGGCATCTAAAATTTAATACAAGATATTGATTTTTAATAAAGCTCTATCCATGATAGGGCTTTATTTTTATAAATGATTTTATGGACAAAACAATAATAGATTTCTTAAAATCTCATATCTCTGAGCAAACGACTCTAACGGATTGGCTATCTGTAATTATATATGCTTTTACATTAGCGGTTGCTTCGTGGGCTGCTTGGACTGCGAAAAGAGCATTAGCTGAAAATCAAAAAATTACGAGAGTGCATACAGACCCCTTCATAATAGTCAAACTTGACCATATGGTTGAATCTATAAATTGGTTTCGATTAAAAATTGCTAATGAGAGTTTAGGGCATGCTTTCAAAATTAAAATAGAAATAAAAAATAAAAATTCTAGAAAATACAGTCTTTTGGCTGATAAGATTTTATCACGGATCAACACTCCTAATTTCATGATTAGAGGAGTAAATCATTTATCTCCTTCAGAACAAAAATTCAGTAACTTTTTTACTATGGATAAAGTAATAGAACAGGATCAGCGAAATACAGACATGTTTTTTAATTTAAATTTTGAGGTAACTGTTACTTATCAAAATAAAAATAAGAAAAATTTTTGTGATGTATATATTTTAGATTTTTCTGAATTTAAGGATGTGGAACGTATAACATCAAAGAGTGTATATGACAGGCATTTAGATGAATTTAAAAAGATAAATAAAAATTTAAGTGATTTAAAATCAGAGCAAATTAAATTTAAAAATGAATATGAAAAAGCGAACAGAGGGTGGACTGAAACAGAATTAAGAGAAAAGGTGAGCTATTTTGATAAGCAAAGAGTTATTCGTAAAGCATTAAATCAAGTACAACCCGATGATTTGGTTGACAGAAGAGTTTTACCTAGAGAGTCTATTCAAAAAATACGAAGGAAAAATAAATAGCATAGTGTATCGAGGAGGTAGCATACGCCAAATCATCTCTAAGAATAGCTCAACCCTTCTTTTTCGATGGAAGAAGGGTGTGTTTTACGAAGCTGCTTTAGTAGCCAAAGACCGAATCACATCTCTATAACTTGGTGGAGAATCGACATAATTACGTTCACGTAACATGTTATGCATCTTAGCTAAATGCTGATGTGGTACAGATGCCATCAAATGATGCTCAATATGGTAATTGACATGAATCGGGGCAACAAAAGCACGTGCAATCCATCCTGCTCGCGTGGTACGCGTATTGGTCAAAGCAGAAGTACTCTTTTCTAAACCTGCATGCTCTGCCATTGCTCGAATACGAAGAAACAACGGGAAAGGTGTGATATATGCCAAAGGCCATAATAAATATAATTTCGGATGACCTGCTGCCTTTAATGCAGAAAATAAAACTGCATTGGTCAACAGCATTCCTGCGCTGTTTTTAACCAAGTTCTTTGCCAAATCCAAATGGCTGCGCTCATCTTTTGGAATCGGTTTTGGATCATTAGAGACACTCCATTCTAATAGTTCCAAATCCATTAGCACGCGACCAAATAAAAACTTAATTCCCGATTGCCCTGTTAAGTCACGTAAAAATTTACGATATAAAGAGCTGGGTGTAATTGGAAAGTTTTTGACTAGTCCTAAATCAGGATCATCTGCTTGTGAAGTACGAGCATGGTGTTTTAAATGATAAGGTCGATAATGCCCAACATCATTCCAAATGGGGCGGGCACAGAGCCAATCGGTTAAATGCGTATTCAGCCATTTACTTTTAAACAAACTATGGTGTGCTGCATCGTGCATTAAAATGGCTAAAGCCAATTGCCGACCTGCTAAAATTGCTAAAGCCACTGCACACATGAGTAATTTTCCCCACCACGGTAAATACTGCCAACTATAGGCAACCGTACCAAAGGTCATGCCAATCACTGCCCACGTCGAAGCGACAGACCATGCGCCATGTAAATCGGATGCTGTGGTCAGCTCGCGAATTTCCTCACGGCTAAACAGTTCAGTGACACTGACTTTGCTATTCATTGTTATTATCCATTATTTACTTTTATCAGTTTAGATTAGCAGAGAACTGTGGCAAACCGATTGGCTTGAATTTAAAGATTTACAAAAAAGCTAAAACCTGTAGGTCTATTTCAACGACATAAAATTATCTAAAAATATGAGGTTAAAGTATATAAAAAAGGAAGCCAAAGCTTCCTATTTTATTGGGTATTCATTAATAACCGACAGTAAAACGCTGTTGAATATGATTGTTATGTTCTAACTCATCGGCAAGTGCAACGGCAAAGTCTTCGGCAGAAATTTTACTGCCATCTGAACCAACTAGGAGTTCATCTTTACCTGTACGGAATTCACCTGTGCGTTTACCTGGTGCAAATTCAGCAGAAGGGGAGATAAACGTCCAGTCCACATCATCCGCCTGTTTCAAGCTTTCTAAAAATTGCACACCTGCTTCGGCTTCAAGCTTATATTCTTCAGGAAAATCTTCACTGTCTAAGACACGAACATTTTGATTCGGTAAATTTAAACTTCCAGCACCGCCCACGACAATATAACGCTTTACTTTAGACTCACGTATTGCCTGAATAAGACCATTGGCATTTAAACCTTGGAAACGTACCGAACTGACCACGGCATCTTGACCTTTCAGTTCTGTAACTAAAGCTTCTTGGTCATTTAAGTCTAGATCGACGGTGAGAACACGCTCAGTGTCTGCTAATTTATGTGTATTACGCGCAATTGCTTTGACGTAATGACCACGGGAAACCAGTTCCTCTAAAATACGTGAACCTGCCATTCCTGTTGCACCAATTAAAGCAATTTTCATCATAACCCTCATTTACTAATTCATCTCGTCAGGTTCAATTGCGAATACTGGACGGATGAGTATATTTATAAAATTTCATTAAATACTTTAGAGCTTATTGGGGCTTTGCACTGTTAGCTTTTTATAGTCCTATTGAGAGCCAATCAGAATAGGTGTGTACGAAATATTTTACGGATCTTGGGTTTATGTAAATTAAGCTTGGTTTATTTTGAGCGAGCTGCGATGTTCTTTACACACAATGAACCCAAATATAGAAAGCAGCCTATTGCTATTTTTTATATGTATAATATTTTTGAATAAATAATAAACACAATAGGATAACTATGGATGTATTAACGCGTTTTATCATTGAAGTGGTGATTGCACTTGGGGTAAGTGGGATTACAGCTTATGTGATCACGACTGTTTTAAGAGACTTATTGGTCGATTTATGTGGCGATTTGACCCGAGCTAGATTTTGGGCACGCTTTACCATCATTATGTTGTTTTTAACGCCACTCATGTTTGTGATGTTCTTTGGCGTCTCTTTTGATGCCAGTTATGCCGATCATGGTGTAGTGAAACGTGCTTTGGCATTGAGCCTATTTGGGGTGTTCTGCGCATTTTTATGTATTGCATTTCAAATTTCGAAATTTATCCCAGAGCAAAGCCATGTTCGCTATAAAGAAGATGAGTTATCTCAAAATTAAGTGTGAAAGGGTTTGGATAAACGCTTAGACATAAAAAAAGCACCCGAAGGTGCTTTTTTCTAACGCAACTCTAAATTATAGAGCAACGATGTTTACAGCGTTCGGGCCTTTTTGACCTTCAACAACGCTGAAAGAAACTTGTTGGCCTTCAACCAAAGTTTTGAAGCCAGAACCAGTAATTTCACGGAAATGAGCGAAAACGTCAGGGCCGCCATCTTGTTGAATGAAGCCAAAACCTTTAGTTTCGTTGAACCATTTCACTGTGCCAGTAACTGTATTAGACATATCTTAAACCTATAAAAATTTTAATAATTTTAGCCATGGAAGTGGCTATGGGTAACTTGAAAAAACAACAAGAATTGAAATAAAGATCTGAAAAAACGGAGGATTATAAATAAAACTGCGGTACTTTAAAGAAGTTTAACTGAACAACACTTTAACACTTTTTTCTAGTTAATTGTATTGTACACCATCTTGAGTATTTTGCTCGATTTAAATCATATTTATTACAAATAAAGACATTATTAAAATTATTTTCGCGATTTTAATGGCTTAGCGATCATTGTTAAGTTTTATTTAAGCATTTCGGTCATCTATGAGCTTGGTCGTAGGCAGATCTAAATCTTGATCACACTTTTTACATGCCAAAGACATACCTAATTTTTCAGATCGGCTGGTTTGGGTTAAAACCCAAGGACGATTTTGCCACGGTGGATTATGTCGCACATGTTGCGTATGGCCACAGCTCAAAATAGCATACCAATCTTGTTCATGGTCTTGGGCGAAATCGACAATGGCTTGTTGCATAGGGGCTTTATCTCTCATCACAAGAATACATACATACTCATGCAAAATCTGAATAACCAAAAGAATAATCTCGGCTATACTCATTGCCAAATTTCATTTTAAAAGAGCGAAGAGACATGCGCGTACTTGTTGTGATGGATCCCATCGAAAATGTAAACCTAAAAAAAGATTCATCGATGGCGATGCTTTGGGCAGCAGCACGTCGTGGGCATGAGTTGGGTTATGCATTACAGCAAGATTTGTATATTGATCAAGGCAAAGCCTTTGGTTTGATCTCGTCACTCAACGTTTTCGAAGATTATAACCATTACTATGAACTTGGCGAAAAACAAAAAGAATCGATTGCTGCCTATGACGTGGTGTTGATGCGTAAAGACCCACCGTTCGATATGAACTTTGTCTACACCACCTATATTTTGGAACAAGCTGAGCGCGAAGGGGCGTGGATTATTAACAAACCGCAAAGCCTACGTGACTGCAATGAAAAACTCTTTGCGACTCAATTCCCTGAACTACAAGTGCCGACTTTAGTGACATCTCAAGATTCACTGATTCGTGAATTCATTCAAGAACATGGCGATGTGATTGTAAAACCACTTGATGGTATGGGCGGTATGGGTATTTTCCGCTTAACCGCAGAGGGTGCCAATATCGGTTCAACGTTAGAAATGCTCACCGAAATGGGTCAACAACCGATTATGGCGCAACGTTATATCCCTGAAATTGTCGATGGCGATAAACGAATCTTGATGATTAACGGCGAACCTGTACCGTATTGTTTGGCGCGAATTCCACAAAATGGTGAAACACGCGGCAATTTGGCTGCGGGTGGTCGCGGTGAAGCACGTCCTCTCACTGAAAATGATAAGGCGATTGCAGCAAAAGTGGGTCCATTTTTACGTGAAAAAGGTTTAGTTTTTGTCGGGCTTGATGTCATTGGCGAATATGTCACTGAAATTAATGTGACCAGTCCAACCTGTATTCGAGAAATTGACAATCAATTCGGTACATCCATTGCCGATGATTTATTTGATGTGCTTGAAGCGGGCTTAAAACAGTCCATTTAACGACATTGGTCAAAAAGTCTCATTCAGAGGCTTTTTGACCAAAAAGTATATGTATCGTCTTCACAAAAATGAGAAACATACCTCAATCATGATAAATTGTAGTGAAATATTATGGATTAATAATAAATCTAGTTTAAACTCGAAATTCGTATGAAAAAAACAATGAAACGCTGAGTGAAAAAAAGTAAATAAACTTTCATGACTATGCGTTTGTGATTACAATTGCAAGCTTAAATCAGAATTTCCTTTTCCATTTTTGAATTGAAGAATTAGACCGTGACCGACGCTCAACAGAAACAGCCTAAACATGTCATGATGATGGCCGCAGGTACCGGTGGACACGTATTTCCAGCCCTCGCCGTAGCCAAAGAATTACAGCAACAAGGCATTACCGTCTCTTGGCTGGCGACGCCTGTCGGTATGGAAAACCGTCTATTAAAAAATCATAATATTCCAATTTACCAAATTGATATTCAAGGCGTACGTGGCAATGGTCTACTGCGTAAATTACTCGCGCCTTTTAAAATTTTAAAAGCCACTTTTAGTGCTATGAAATATATGAAACAGCTAAATGTTGACGCTGTGGCAGGTTTCGGTGGCTATGTGGCAGGACCGGGTGGCTTGGCAGCGCGCATTTTGGGTATTCCCGTGATTATTCACGAGCAAAATGCGGTGGCAGGTTTTACCAATACACAATTGTCACGTGTAGCAAAAACCGTGTGTCAGGCATTTCCAAATACATTCCCTGCAAACGATAAAATAGTGACCACAGGGAATCCTGTGCGTAAAGAAATTACCGATATTTTAAATCCGTCTTGGCGTTATCAAGAGCGGGAAAAAGCCGCTGAGCCATTACGTGTGTTTATTGTGGGTGGTTCGCTTGGTGCACAAGCATTAAATGAATGTGTACCGGAAGCATTGAAACAATTGAATGTGCCACTCAATGTCTATCATCAATCGGGTCAGAAGCATGCAGAAAGTACACGTGCACGTTATGACAATGCACCCGAACATTTAAAGGTTGAAGTGCAGCCGTTTATTGAAGATATGGCAAAAGCGTATAGCGACGCAGATTTAGTGATTTGCCGTGCAGGTGCGTTAACTGTGACTGAAATTGCAACGGCAGGTGTTGCAGCGATTTTTGTACCGTTACCAAGTGCAGTTGATGATCATCAAACAGCCAATGCTAAGTTCTTAGCCAATGTGGGTGCTGCAAAAATCTGCCCGCAAGCTTCGATGACACCAGATAGTTTAAAAGCCTTGTTAGAACCGATGTTGAACCGTCAGCTATTACAAGAAATGGCAGTGAAGGCACGTCAACAGGCGCAACCCAATGCCACCCAACATGTGGTTCGTTTAATTCAAGAATTGTAAACCGAGTAAATTATGTCTCCATCAACACCCGCTGACCAAGCAAAGAAACTCATTAAAGTGCCAGAAATGCGCCGTATCAAACACATCCATTTTATTGGGATTGGTGGTGCAGGCATGTGTGGTATTGCAGAAGTGTTGAAAAACCAAGGCTACAAAGTCTCAGGTTCAGACATCAAAGCGTCAAAAACCACGGCTCAGCTTGAAGAAAATGGCATTCAAGTGTATATCGGACATGCACCTGAAAATATTCAAGGCGCAAATGTCATTGTTGTTTCAACTGCAATTGACAAAGAAAACCCAGAAATTAAAGCCGCGATTGAAACACGTACACCTGTGGTGCGCCGTGCAGAAATGCTCGGTGAATTAATGCGTTACCGTCATGGTATTGCGGTTGCAGGGACACATGGTAAAACCACAACCACCAGTTTAGTCACCTGTATGTTGGCAGAGGAAAACCTTGATCCAACCTATGTGATTGGCGGTTTATTGAATCGTACAGGTGTCAATGCTGCGCTTGGTGCGAGTCGTTATATTGTGGCTGAAGCTGATGAGTCAGATGCTTCATTCTTGCATTTGCAACCGATGGCAACCATTGTCACCAATATTGATGCAGACCACATGGATACCTATGGCGGTAGCTTTGATGTTCTCAAAGATACTTTCGTGCAGTTCCTACAAAAACTTCCATTCTATGGTTTGGCAGTGATGTGTGGGGATGATGCCAATATTCGCGAGATTATGCCGCGTATTGGTCGTCCAGTGATTACCTATGGTTTCAACGAAGACAACGACATCCGTGCAGTCGATGTTGAACAAGATGGTATGCGTTCACACTTCACGGTACTACGCAAAGATCGTGAGCCATTACGTGTCACCATTAATATGCCGGGTGCACATAACATCCTGAACTCATTGGCTGCGATTGGAATTGCCACTGATGAAGGTGTCTCTGATGCTGCGATTTGCCGTGCATTAGAAGGCTTTAGCGGTGTTGGTCGTCGTTTCCAAGTTCAAGGTCAGTTTGACGTAGAAGGCGGCGATGTAAAACTCGTGGACGACTATGGTCACCATCCAAAAGAAGTGGAAGCGACCATTAAAGCTGCGCGTCAAAGCCATCCAGACCGCCGTTTAGTCATGATGTTCCAGCCGCATCGTTTTAGCCGTACCCGTGACTGCTTCGATGACTTCGTCGATGTTTTGTCTCAAGTTGATCAATTATTACTGCTAGAAGTGTATCCTGCGGGTGAAAAACCAATCGTTGGTGCGGATAGCCGTTCATTGGCGCGTAGTATTCGTTTGCGTGGTCAAGTGGATCCGATTTTGATTGATCCAGTCGAAGGTAATTTGAGTAACGTCATGCAAAATGTGCTACAAGCAAATGACTTGTTATTAACACAAGGCGCGGGTAATGTGGGTGCAATTTCAATCGAACTTGCGCAACATCATCTTTATGTAAAGTAGTCACCTCGTGTGATTGAATTGATTGACCAGATTTAAAAAAGTTTAAGGATATAAACGTGTCAAATGCTTCAAAATTCGGAAAAGTTGCCGTGTTGCTTGGTGGTAAATCTGCAGAGCGAGGGGTTTCTCTAGACAGTGGTACGGCCGTACTTGAGGCATTGCTACGTTCAGGCGTCAACGCGGAGGCATTCGATCCGCAAGAACGCAGTATTACTGAGCTGGTTGGCTATGACCGTGCCTTTATCGTATTGCATGGTCGTGGCGGTGAAGATGGTCAAATCCAAGGTGCACTTGAATGGCTAGAGTTGCCATATACCGGTACAGGTGTTCAAGGCTCTGCCATTGGTATGGATAAAGTCAAAACCAAACAAGTATGGCAAGGTTCAGAATTACCGACAGCGCCTTATCGTATTGTTACCAAAGACTCGAATTTGCAAGATGTAGTTGATTCAATCGGTCTGCCATTTATTATTAAGCCAGTACACGAAGGCTCAAGTATTGGTATGAGCAAAGTCGAAAAAATGGAAGACTTTGCTGAAGCAATTGCGAAAGCAACAGTGCATGATGCGGTCGTCATGGCTGAAAAATGGATCACGGGGCGTGAGTTTACAGTCGTTATTTTAAATGGCGAGGCACTTCCTGTTATTCGTCTACAACCGCCTGAAGATGTTGCATTCTACGATTACGAAGCTAAATATAACCGTAATGATGTTCAGTATGGTATTCCAGCGGGCTTAACCGCTGAAGAAGAAAAACAGCTGCAAGCGCTTTGCCTACGTGCTTTCCAAGCAGTCGGTGCAAGTGGTTGGGGGCGTATTGATGCCATGCAAGATGAGCAAGGCAACTTCTGGTTACTAGAAGTCAATACTGTTCCGGGAATGACCAGTCATTCATTGGTGCCTAAAGCTGCTGCAGCAATTGGTTATAGTTTTGATGAATTGTGCGTTGCAATTCTTGAACAGACCTTAACGGGTGCGACTCACTAAATTATGGCTCAACTCCCTGCATCCATGCGTCGTAAACGTGCTGCGATTACTTCAATTCACGACAAGCCGCCAACACGTAAAGATAAGCTGACCAATTTTGGGGGTTGGCTGCTTTTTTGTGTTGCGTTAGTGGTGCTGGCATTTGGTATTTTTGGTTTTTATAAAGTCATGACTGATACCCATGTTGCACAGCTCGATGTGGTTGGTTCTCGCTCCCAAAAAGAGCAACAGGTGTTGCAGCAACACGTTGCACCTATCATGACCAAAAACTACTTCACCTCAGATTTAAAAGCCATTCGTGATAAAGCCTTAGAACTGTCATGGGTGGATCGAGTGGTGGTTTCACGCGCTTGGCCAAATGCAATTCGTGTCCGGGTCATGCCGCATCAAGCCATTGCACGTTGGGGAACAGGGCGTTTACTCAGTGATAGCGGACAAATTTTCTCTGAAGTCACACCCAAAAATAATCAAGAATTGCCTTTGCTGCATGGTCCTGCGACGCATGCGAAGACCATGATGCGTCGCTATAACGAAATTAATCAGTTGTTTTTGCCGCAAGGTATTCGTCTAAAAGAACTGTATTTAACCGAACGCATGACATGGTTTATGCAGTTTGATTCAGGTTTACGCGTGATTGTTGATCAGGATCAAACCATGAGTAAATTGCAGCGCTTAAGTCATCTTTCCTATAGCGACTTAAAGCCTGTTTGGTCTAAAATTTCATCAATTGATCTGCGTTATCGAAATGGACTCGCAATTCAATGGAAGAATTCGATACCACCTAAAATTGTAAATGGTCATTTTATTGTAACGATTGATGACACTGGCGTTGAGAATAAAGTAGCAGTAAAGCCATAATGATCGGCTTTAAAAATTAGAGGCATTAAGCCACAACCTAAACACACGTAATGGTAGTAGTAGATAATGAATGAAGCTGTTCCCTCGGTTGTTGCGATTGACATTGGGACGCACAAAGTTTCAGTTTTGATTGGTAAGGTACATGCACCTGACAATATCCAAGTGATTGGTATGGCAACCGCTCGTAACCGAGGCATGAATAAAGGGAAAATTGTAAGTCTCGATAAAGTTATTACCGCAATTAAAAATGCTGTTCAAGAAGCCGAAGATATGGCGGAATGTCGCGTACACTCTGCATGGATTTCGATTCCGACTGCTGAACTTAAAAGCTTC encodes:
- a CDS encoding Spx/MgsR family RNA polymerase-binding regulatory protein, producing MLKVYGIKNCNSMKKAFDLLTELGLSYEFHDYKKQSIDSATVKTWLDALGQDMVLNKKGTTWRKLSPEEQAQALSSEDALIAALTTHTSLIKRPIIQTTQGFLAGFDENAIRAIQA
- a CDS encoding exodeoxyribonuclease III; its protein translation is MIPKSSYPSDQKILRVVSINVNGLRSAEKKGIFDWMATSDADVICMQESRINHEQWTDKFKPEGWYTHLFPAEKPGYAGTAIYSRLPFVSVTDGLGFELADSQGRFISAEFDVGLEKTAHICSLYLPSGSSGDEAQARKDHFLDEYKKILKQWRDEDKSVIVCGDYNIVHKRIDIKNWSGNQKASGCLPHERAWLDHIYDDLGYVDTFREVRKDAEVYSWWSNRGQARAKNVGWRIDYQACSPDWKARTVNAWVYKETWFSDHAPVIIDYKL
- the pyrE gene encoding orotate phosphoribosyltransferase, which codes for MTAQAAFNPQAFIELALSRGVLKFGEFTLKSGRVSPYFFNAGLLNDGEALTGLASGYAAKLTECDNVEVIFGPAYKGIPFVAATAVALSQNHGMSVPWGFNRKEAKDHGEGGVLVGAAVEGKKVWIIDDVITAGTAIREVVTILKNAGAQIAGVLVALDRQEKGQGELSAIQEVQKELEIPVHALITMKDLMDYLDAKGDKDALAKMEAYRVNYGI
- a CDS encoding fatty acid desaturase family protein: MNSKVSVTELFSREEIRELTTASDLHGAWSVASTWAVIGMTFGTVAYSWQYLPWWGKLLMCAVALAILAGRQLALAILMHDAAHHSLFKSKWLNTHLTDWLCARPIWNDVGHYRPYHLKHHARTSQADDPDLGLVKNFPITPSSLYRKFLRDLTGQSGIKFLFGRVLMDLELLEWSVSNDPKPIPKDERSHLDLAKNLVKNSAGMLLTNAVLFSALKAAGHPKLYLLWPLAYITPFPLFLRIRAMAEHAGLEKSTSALTNTRTTRAGWIARAFVAPIHVNYHIEHHLMASVPHQHLAKMHNMLRERNYVDSPPSYRDVIRSLATKAAS
- a CDS encoding NAD(P)-dependent oxidoreductase → MKIALIGATGMAGSRILEELVSRGHYVKAIARNTHKLADTERVLTVDLDLNDQEALVTELKGQDAVVSSVRFQGLNANGLIQAIRESKVKRYIVVGGAGSLNLPNQNVRVLDSEDFPEEYKLEAEAGVQFLESLKQADDVDWTFISPSAEFAPGKRTGEFRTGKDELLVGSDGSKISAEDFAVALADELEHNNHIQQRFTVGY
- a CDS encoding cold-shock protein, whose translation is MSNTVTGTVKWFNETKGFGFIQQDGGPDVFAHFREITGSGFKTLVEGQQVSFSVVEGQKGPNAVNIVAL
- a CDS encoding DUF3565 domain-containing protein encodes the protein MQQAIVDFAQDHEQDWYAILSCGHTQHVRHNPPWQNRPWVLTQTSRSEKLGMSLACKKCDQDLDLPTTKLIDDRNA
- the gshB gene encoding glutathione synthase; this translates as MRVLVVMDPIENVNLKKDSSMAMLWAAARRGHELGYALQQDLYIDQGKAFGLISSLNVFEDYNHYYELGEKQKESIAAYDVVLMRKDPPFDMNFVYTTYILEQAEREGAWIINKPQSLRDCNEKLFATQFPELQVPTLVTSQDSLIREFIQEHGDVIVKPLDGMGGMGIFRLTAEGANIGSTLEMLTEMGQQPIMAQRYIPEIVDGDKRILMINGEPVPYCLARIPQNGETRGNLAAGGRGEARPLTENDKAIAAKVGPFLREKGLVFVGLDVIGEYVTEINVTSPTCIREIDNQFGTSIADDLFDVLEAGLKQSI
- the murG gene encoding undecaprenyldiphospho-muramoylpentapeptide beta-N-acetylglucosaminyltransferase; translated protein: MTDAQQKQPKHVMMMAAGTGGHVFPALAVAKELQQQGITVSWLATPVGMENRLLKNHNIPIYQIDIQGVRGNGLLRKLLAPFKILKATFSAMKYMKQLNVDAVAGFGGYVAGPGGLAARILGIPVIIHEQNAVAGFTNTQLSRVAKTVCQAFPNTFPANDKIVTTGNPVRKEITDILNPSWRYQEREKAAEPLRVFIVGGSLGAQALNECVPEALKQLNVPLNVYHQSGQKHAESTRARYDNAPEHLKVEVQPFIEDMAKAYSDADLVICRAGALTVTEIATAGVAAIFVPLPSAVDDHQTANAKFLANVGAAKICPQASMTPDSLKALLEPMLNRQLLQEMAVKARQQAQPNATQHVVRLIQEL
- the murC gene encoding UDP-N-acetylmuramate--L-alanine ligase, which codes for MSPSTPADQAKKLIKVPEMRRIKHIHFIGIGGAGMCGIAEVLKNQGYKVSGSDIKASKTTAQLEENGIQVYIGHAPENIQGANVIVVSTAIDKENPEIKAAIETRTPVVRRAEMLGELMRYRHGIAVAGTHGKTTTTSLVTCMLAEENLDPTYVIGGLLNRTGVNAALGASRYIVAEADESDASFLHLQPMATIVTNIDADHMDTYGGSFDVLKDTFVQFLQKLPFYGLAVMCGDDANIREIMPRIGRPVITYGFNEDNDIRAVDVEQDGMRSHFTVLRKDREPLRVTINMPGAHNILNSLAAIGIATDEGVSDAAICRALEGFSGVGRRFQVQGQFDVEGGDVKLVDDYGHHPKEVEATIKAARQSHPDRRLVMMFQPHRFSRTRDCFDDFVDVLSQVDQLLLLEVYPAGEKPIVGADSRSLARSIRLRGQVDPILIDPVEGNLSNVMQNVLQANDLLLTQGAGNVGAISIELAQHHLYVK